A genomic segment from Peribacillus sp. ACCC06369 encodes:
- a CDS encoding sodium-dependent transporter: protein MSKQDQWTSKLGFILAAAGSAIGLGAIWKLPYMTGENGGGVFFLLFILFTLLIGAPILIAEFTIGRNAQKDAISAYKHIAPGKPWVLIGYGGVVASIILLSFFSVVGGWIISYLARSFTGSLSNLTQEEYGNFFNAIISNPYETVIAQLLFMVFTIWVVQGGVSKGIEKANKYMMPSLFILFIILLIRSLTLDGAMEGVKFFLKPDFSALTGETILLALGQSFFALSVGVSVMVTYASYLSKNEDITKSAFSVVGLNIFISLLAGLVIFPAVFALGFSPSSGPGLVFVVLPAVFNEMALGGIFMAIFFILLLFATLTTSFSILEIVVAAMIKGDTAKRKKASWIAGILVFLIGIPSALSFGVLSDVKIFNLSIFDFADYLTSNIALPVGALFISLFIGYQMKRIEVQREFESGADSSRSLFKLWYFLIRYIVPIMIILVFLKSINLI, encoded by the coding sequence ATGTCAAAACAAGATCAATGGACTTCAAAACTTGGGTTTATCCTGGCAGCCGCGGGATCCGCTATTGGATTGGGTGCTATCTGGAAGCTCCCATATATGACTGGGGAAAATGGTGGAGGGGTCTTTTTCCTGCTCTTCATTTTGTTCACCCTGCTTATCGGTGCACCCATATTAATTGCAGAATTCACAATTGGCCGCAATGCACAGAAAGATGCCATCAGCGCATATAAACATATCGCCCCAGGAAAGCCTTGGGTTTTGATTGGGTACGGCGGTGTCGTCGCTTCCATCATTCTGCTTTCATTCTTCAGTGTGGTTGGAGGCTGGATCATCTCTTATTTAGCAAGAAGCTTTACAGGTTCCCTCTCAAACTTAACCCAAGAGGAATATGGAAACTTCTTTAATGCGATAATCAGCAATCCTTATGAAACGGTAATCGCTCAATTATTATTCATGGTCTTTACCATTTGGGTCGTGCAAGGTGGCGTATCCAAGGGAATTGAAAAAGCGAATAAATATATGATGCCTTCATTGTTCATTCTTTTCATCATTCTTCTAATCCGTTCCTTGACTCTGGATGGAGCAATGGAGGGTGTGAAATTCTTCTTGAAGCCCGACTTTTCCGCTTTAACAGGGGAAACGATCCTATTGGCACTTGGCCAATCCTTCTTTGCGCTAAGTGTTGGTGTTTCAGTGATGGTAACCTACGCATCCTATTTAAGTAAAAATGAGGATATTACAAAATCGGCCTTTTCGGTAGTCGGACTGAATATCTTCATTTCCTTGTTGGCAGGTTTAGTCATCTTCCCGGCTGTTTTCGCACTAGGCTTCAGCCCATCAAGCGGGCCTGGACTGGTATTTGTCGTATTGCCTGCCGTCTTTAATGAAATGGCGCTTGGCGGGATCTTCATGGCCATTTTCTTCATTTTATTATTATTTGCCACCCTTACAACGTCATTCTCGATACTTGAAATCGTTGTGGCAGCCATGATCAAAGGTGATACTGCAAAGCGGAAGAAGGCTTCTTGGATAGCTGGTATCCTCGTGTTCCTGATTGGGATTCCAAGCGCATTATCATTTGGGGTGCTTTCGGATGTGAAGATTTTCAATTTATCCATATTCGATTTCGCTGATTATCTGACAAGCAATATCGCGCTGCCAGTCGGCGCCTTGTTCATATCCCTTTTCATCGGCTATCAAATGAAAAGGATCGAGGTCCAAAGGGAGTTCGAATCTGGCGCAGATTCCAGCCGATCACTTTTTAAACTTTGGTACTTCCTGATTCGCTACATCGTGCCGATCATGATCATACTCGTATTCCTTAAGTCAATCAATCTCATTTAA
- a CDS encoding aminotransferase: MIKTSYVSRTIAELKPSGIRRFFDLAANLEGVVSLGVGEPDFVTSWAVREAAINSLEEGYTSYTANAGLFELRSEISWYMEKQFHVSYRPEDQIIVTVGASQALDIALRTILNPGEEVIVVEPCFVAYAPLVTMAGGIPVTVQTSKEDDFKLTPEQLEAAITPKTKAVLICSPNNPTGTQLGQEELVMLADIVKKHDLLVISDEIYAELAYDEKFTSFAAIDGMLERTIVINGFSKGFAMTGWRLGFVCAPKEISEAMLKLHQYAMMCAPTIAQHAALEALKHGMQDVEEMRRSYRRRRNYIVKSFNDMGLDCHNPGGAFYAFPSIEKTGMTSMEFAEKLLTEELVAVVPGDVFGESGEGHIRCSYASSMEQLQEALSRMERFMKNHCQ, translated from the coding sequence ATGATTAAAACGAGTTATGTTTCAAGAACGATTGCAGAGCTTAAGCCATCGGGTATCCGCCGCTTTTTCGACCTGGCAGCCAATTTGGAAGGGGTCGTCTCACTTGGTGTGGGTGAACCGGATTTCGTTACATCTTGGGCTGTAAGGGAAGCAGCGATCAATTCCTTGGAGGAAGGGTATACCTCTTATACGGCTAATGCCGGATTATTTGAATTAAGGTCGGAAATCAGCTGGTATATGGAAAAGCAGTTCCATGTTTCGTATAGACCAGAGGATCAAATCATTGTCACGGTCGGGGCAAGCCAGGCTCTCGACATTGCTTTGAGGACCATCCTGAATCCAGGCGAGGAAGTCATAGTCGTTGAACCTTGTTTCGTCGCTTATGCACCGCTTGTGACCATGGCCGGGGGAATACCGGTGACGGTCCAAACTTCAAAGGAAGATGACTTTAAGCTGACTCCCGAGCAACTCGAAGCGGCGATCACCCCTAAAACGAAGGCCGTTTTAATCTGTTCGCCGAATAACCCAACGGGCACCCAGCTTGGGCAGGAAGAATTAGTGATGCTTGCTGACATCGTCAAAAAGCATGATTTATTGGTCATTTCCGATGAAATCTATGCCGAACTTGCTTATGATGAGAAATTCACCTCCTTTGCTGCCATTGACGGCATGCTTGAGAGGACAATTGTCATCAATGGGTTTTCGAAAGGGTTTGCGATGACTGGATGGCGTCTTGGGTTCGTTTGTGCACCTAAGGAAATTTCTGAAGCGATGCTTAAGCTTCATCAATATGCGATGATGTGTGCGCCGACCATTGCACAGCATGCTGCCTTGGAAGCTTTAAAGCACGGAATGCAGGATGTGGAAGAAATGCGTCGGAGTTATCGGAGAAGACGAAATTATATCGTGAAATCATTTAACGATATGGGTTTGGATTGCCATAATCCTGGCGGGGCTTTTTATGCTTTTCCGTCCATCGAGAAAACGGGGATGACTTCGATGGAATTTGCTGAAAAACTTCTGACGGAAGAACTTGTAGCCGTTGTACCGGGAGATGTGTTCGGGGAAAGCGGTGAAGGTCATATCCGCTGTTCCTATGCATCTTCCATGGAACAACTTCAAGAAGCGCTTAGTAGGATGGAACGTTTCATGAAGAACCATTGCCAATAA
- a CDS encoding glucose-6-phosphate isomerase, whose product MAHIRFDYSKALPFFGEHEITYLQDAVKVAHHSLHEQTGAGNEYLGWLDLPANYDKEEFSRIKKAAGKIKEDSDVLLVIGIGGSYLGARAAVEMLQHSFYNILPSDKRNTPQILFVGNNISSTYMQDVMDLLENRDFSINVISKSGTTTEPALAFRIFRKLLEQKYGVEEAKGRIYATTDKEKGALKTVATEEGFQTFVIPDDVGGRYSVLTAVGLLPIAVSGADIDQIMEGAEQARVEFSSSELADNQAYQYAAVRNILYNKGKTIEMLINYEPGLQYFSEWWKQLFGESEGKDQKGIFPSSANFSTDLHSLGQYVQEGRRDLFETVIKVEKARHEISIEKAGNDLDGLNYLSGETVQFVNNKAFEGTLLAHTDGGVPNLILSVPQLDAYTFGYLVYFFEKACAMSGYLLGVNPFDQPGVEAYKVNMFALLGKPGYEEKKAELEKRL is encoded by the coding sequence ATGGCCCATATTCGTTTCGATTATTCAAAAGCCCTACCGTTTTTCGGGGAGCATGAAATTACCTATTTACAGGATGCTGTAAAAGTGGCACACCATTCTCTGCATGAGCAGACAGGGGCAGGCAATGAATATCTTGGCTGGCTTGATTTACCCGCCAATTATGATAAAGAAGAGTTCTCAAGAATCAAAAAAGCAGCCGGAAAAATAAAAGAAGATTCAGATGTGTTGCTGGTTATCGGAATCGGTGGATCATACCTGGGAGCACGTGCGGCAGTCGAGATGCTTCAACATAGTTTTTATAACATTTTGCCATCGGACAAAAGAAATACACCGCAAATTTTATTTGTGGGTAATAATATAAGCTCTACATATATGCAGGACGTAATGGACCTATTGGAAAATAGGGATTTCTCGATCAACGTCATCTCTAAATCCGGTACGACCACTGAACCTGCACTTGCCTTCAGGATTTTCCGGAAATTGCTGGAACAAAAATATGGGGTTGAAGAAGCTAAAGGCCGCATTTATGCGACCACTGATAAAGAAAAGGGCGCATTAAAAACGGTAGCAACGGAGGAAGGTTTCCAAACTTTCGTCATTCCTGATGATGTTGGCGGACGTTACTCGGTCTTAACGGCAGTAGGGCTGCTTCCGATTGCGGTCAGCGGGGCGGATATCGATCAAATCATGGAGGGAGCCGAGCAAGCCAGGGTGGAATTCAGTTCTTCCGAGCTAGCGGATAATCAGGCATACCAATATGCGGCGGTTCGAAATATCCTTTACAATAAAGGGAAAACCATTGAAATGCTGATAAACTATGAGCCTGGACTTCAATACTTCTCTGAGTGGTGGAAACAATTATTTGGAGAAAGTGAAGGAAAGGATCAAAAAGGGATCTTCCCTTCATCCGCTAACTTTTCGACTGACCTGCATTCATTAGGGCAGTATGTTCAGGAAGGGCGACGTGATCTTTTTGAAACGGTCATCAAAGTGGAGAAAGCCCGTCATGAAATTTCAATTGAAAAAGCGGGAAATGATTTGGATGGTCTGAATTACCTTTCAGGTGAAACGGTGCAATTCGTAAATAATAAAGCATTTGAGGGTACTTTGTTAGCCCATACGGACGGCGGCGTTCCCAATCTGATCCTATCGGTGCCTCAGCTCGATGCTTATACATTTGGCTACCTTGTATATTTCTTCGAGAAAGCTTGTGCAATGAGCGGTTACTTACTAGGGGTAAATCCATTTGATCAGCCTGGAGTGGAAGCATATAAGGTGAACATGTTTGCACTTTTAGGCAAACCGGGTTATGAAGAGAAAAAAGCGGAGCTCGAAAAGCGCTTATAA
- a CDS encoding Lrp/AsnC family transcriptional regulator: MHLNEEELEVLRIIENNSRIDLKDLAKMTDLSEVDIEITLKKLEDMRVIVRYLTVINWAKVDEYHGVTAMIDVKVTPKRGVGFDEVAKRIYKFKEVQSVYLMSGAYDLSVIVEGRSMNEVASFVSEKLSTLDSVISTTTHFIMKKYKHDGTIFDQTEEDKRIVVSP, translated from the coding sequence ATGCACTTGAATGAAGAGGAATTGGAAGTCTTGAGAATCATTGAAAATAACAGCCGGATTGATCTGAAGGATTTGGCTAAAATGACCGATCTATCAGAAGTGGACATTGAAATCACATTGAAGAAATTAGAAGATATGCGGGTTATTGTACGTTATTTAACCGTCATTAACTGGGCAAAAGTAGATGAATACCATGGTGTCACAGCCATGATTGATGTAAAAGTCACTCCAAAACGCGGTGTCGGTTTCGATGAGGTCGCAAAAAGGATTTACAAATTCAAAGAAGTCCAGTCCGTTTATCTAATGTCAGGGGCCTATGATCTTTCAGTCATTGTCGAAGGACGTTCGATGAACGAAGTGGCAAGCTTTGTTTCAGAAAAACTTTCGACACTGGATTCCGTCATTTCTACGACGACTCACTTCATTATGAAAAAATACAAGCACGATGGCACGATTTTTGATCAAACTGAAGAAGATAAGCGGATAGTGGTGTCACCATGA
- a CDS encoding iron-containing alcohol dehydrogenase: protein MENFTYKNPTKVIFGKNQLESLKTEIPAYGHKVLLVYGGGSIKKNGLYDKVVNALKVIDAEVHELSGVEPNPRISTVRKGVDLCKEQGIDFVLAVGGGSVIDATKAIVAGAKYEGDPWDLVIKKAPVVEALPFGTVLTLAATGSEANSGSVITNWETKEKYGWGSPLVFPQFSILDPENTFSVPKDQTVYGMVDMMSHVFETYFHPETHAPLQDRFCESLLLTVIETAPKLLEDLENYEHRATILYAGNLALNGSLGVGYSGDWATHNIEHAVSAVYDIPHAGGLAILFPNWMKHVLHENVARFKQVAVRVFHVDPEGKTDEEAALEGIERLRAFWSSLGAPTNLSDYGIDDSQLEVMADKAMSRGEFGRFKILNREDVLAILRASL, encoded by the coding sequence TTGGAAAATTTCACTTATAAAAATCCTACTAAAGTAATTTTCGGGAAAAATCAGCTTGAAAGTTTAAAAACTGAAATTCCTGCTTATGGTCATAAAGTTTTACTTGTTTACGGTGGAGGAAGCATAAAGAAAAATGGCCTATATGATAAAGTGGTCAACGCATTGAAGGTGATTGATGCAGAGGTACACGAACTTTCCGGAGTTGAACCGAATCCACGCATCTCAACAGTCCGGAAAGGTGTGGATCTTTGTAAAGAACAGGGTATCGACTTTGTCCTTGCTGTTGGAGGCGGAAGCGTTATTGATGCTACAAAGGCAATTGTTGCAGGTGCTAAATATGAGGGGGATCCATGGGATCTTGTCATTAAGAAGGCACCAGTGGTAGAGGCGCTTCCATTTGGAACGGTGCTGACTTTAGCTGCAACCGGCTCCGAGGCAAATTCGGGCTCAGTCATAACAAACTGGGAAACGAAAGAGAAATATGGATGGGGAAGTCCATTGGTATTTCCTCAATTCTCGATTTTAGATCCCGAAAATACTTTTTCGGTGCCTAAAGATCAAACGGTATACGGAATGGTCGATATGATGTCACATGTGTTCGAAACGTATTTCCATCCGGAAACGCATGCACCCCTTCAAGACCGTTTCTGTGAATCGCTGTTATTGACCGTGATTGAAACGGCACCTAAACTATTGGAAGACCTAGAGAATTATGAGCACCGGGCTACTATCCTATATGCAGGAAATCTAGCCTTGAATGGTTCGCTTGGGGTTGGCTACAGTGGTGATTGGGCAACTCATAACATTGAACATGCCGTTTCAGCCGTTTATGACATCCCGCATGCCGGAGGATTGGCCATCTTATTCCCAAATTGGATGAAACATGTGCTCCATGAAAACGTCGCACGCTTTAAACAGGTTGCAGTCCGAGTGTTCCATGTGGACCCGGAAGGTAAAACGGATGAGGAAGCTGCACTTGAGGGCATTGAAAGGCTTAGGGCGTTTTGGAGCAGCTTAGGGGCGCCGACCAATCTTTCGGATTATGGCATCGATGACTCACAATTGGAAGTCATGGCTGATAAAGCGATGAGCAGAGGGGAATTTGGACGATTCAAAATCCTGAACCGCGAGGATGTCCTTGCCATTTTACGGGCTTCATTATAA
- the yugI gene encoding S1 domain-containing post-transcriptional regulator GSP13, whose product MSEKFEIGAVVTGKVTGIQPYGAFVALDDSTQGLVHISEITHGFVKDINEHLKVGDEVKVKVLSIDSAAGKIGLSIRATEEAPERTEAPKKAPKKRQASVKATSHIESTEGFNTLKDKLQEWIEQSQREDLIKK is encoded by the coding sequence ATGTCTGAAAAATTCGAAATTGGTGCGGTAGTTACTGGTAAAGTTACTGGTATTCAACCATACGGTGCTTTTGTTGCTCTAGATGATTCAACTCAAGGTTTAGTTCATATTTCTGAAATTACTCACGGATTCGTTAAAGATATCAACGAACATTTAAAAGTGGGCGATGAAGTAAAAGTTAAAGTGCTTTCCATCGATTCAGCTGCTGGAAAAATCGGCTTATCGATCCGCGCTACAGAAGAAGCTCCTGAGCGTACTGAAGCTCCGAAAAAAGCTCCGAAAAAACGCCAAGCATCTGTTAAAGCGACATCTCACATCGAATCTACTGAAGGTTTCAACACATTGAAAGACAAACTTCAAGAGTGGATTGAACAATCTCAACGCGAAGACTTAATCAAAAAATAA
- a CDS encoding alpha/beta hydrolase: MESHTIKGVERVDDMQIYFEYDRMDDSLPTLVLLHGFLSSSFSFRKLVPYLIKEFNVISIDLPPFGQSGKDYRYTYSFRNIAKSVVLFLEGKNIRKFSLIGHSMGGQISLQLIKSYPDLVDHAILLAGSGYQPGYSEKMKMVSYLPFFSFGIKRYLQKSGIEKNLKNVVHDPTMIDDEMRQGYLGPFIKNHDIFRALGRMLRDKEVDLLKEDLSDIHTPCLLIWGRHDRVVPLNIGQRLHDDLPNSELVVIEDTGHLLPEEKPEEVYQLIKGFLGVATPS, translated from the coding sequence ATGGAAAGTCATACAATCAAAGGCGTGGAACGGGTGGATGATATGCAAATCTATTTTGAATATGACCGAATGGATGATTCACTCCCCACCCTTGTACTACTTCATGGTTTTTTGTCATCCAGCTTCAGTTTCCGTAAATTAGTACCCTATTTGATCAAGGAATTCAATGTGATTTCAATAGACCTCCCTCCCTTCGGTCAAAGCGGAAAAGATTATCGATATACATATTCATTCCGGAACATTGCTAAATCCGTCGTTCTGTTCTTAGAGGGGAAAAATATCAGGAAATTCAGTCTCATCGGCCATTCCATGGGCGGGCAGATTTCCCTGCAGCTCATCAAATCATATCCTGATCTTGTCGACCACGCCATTCTGCTTGCCGGTTCAGGCTATCAGCCCGGCTATTCGGAAAAAATGAAAATGGTCAGTTACCTGCCTTTCTTTTCATTCGGGATAAAACGGTATTTACAAAAATCAGGTATCGAAAAGAACTTGAAAAATGTCGTCCATGACCCGACCATGATTGACGATGAAATGCGGCAGGGTTATCTGGGGCCATTCATAAAGAATCATGATATTTTCCGTGCCTTGGGGAGAATGCTTCGAGATAAGGAAGTCGATTTGCTGAAGGAGGACCTTAGTGATATCCATACACCTTGCCTGCTTATTTGGGGAAGGCATGACAGAGTGGTGCCATTGAATATTGGCCAAAGGCTCCATGATGACCTGCCTAATTCCGAGCTTGTTGTCATTGAGGATACTGGGCACCTCCTCCCAGAGGAGAAACCGGAAGAAGTGTATCAATTAATTAAGGGGTTTCTTGGAGTAGCCACCCCATCTTAA
- a CDS encoding manganese catalase family protein, translating to MYFYKEDLINMIVPDKPDPNAAKVLQETLGGQFGEMRTMMQYSFQSANFRGKAKQYRDLIRGVFLEELSHVELVQSTINQLLNDAGGDMPGNAGIDGAPLDDVIRGGANPHHFIIGAKASLPVDAGGNPWNGSWVYDHGNLVANLLNNVMLESTGVLQKSRIYEMSSNKTMRETLAFLMVRDNAHQNAFAKALETLGVDWGKIFPVPNYDLNKYPECRKYVDLGYHNAQFNFRLDQTQISEVFQGETPSRNGGKLAVTEPPNGSPVPEMPDMPNEHSPGLSDLNN from the coding sequence TTGTATTTCTATAAAGAAGATTTAATAAATATGATCGTTCCCGATAAGCCTGATCCGAATGCAGCAAAAGTACTTCAGGAAACACTAGGAGGGCAATTCGGTGAAATGCGGACGATGATGCAGTATTCTTTCCAAAGCGCCAACTTCCGCGGCAAGGCTAAACAATATCGTGATTTAATCCGTGGTGTTTTCTTAGAGGAACTAAGCCATGTTGAACTTGTCCAATCAACCATTAACCAGCTGCTAAATGATGCTGGCGGGGATATGCCCGGAAATGCCGGTATCGATGGTGCCCCATTGGATGATGTCATCCGGGGTGGCGCAAACCCCCATCATTTCATCATCGGTGCGAAAGCTTCCCTCCCCGTCGATGCTGGCGGCAATCCATGGAATGGTTCATGGGTTTATGATCACGGTAATCTTGTGGCGAACCTTTTGAATAATGTCATGCTTGAATCCACTGGGGTCCTGCAAAAGTCGAGGATTTATGAAATGAGTTCCAATAAAACAATGCGTGAAACATTGGCATTTTTAATGGTTCGTGACAATGCCCATCAAAATGCATTTGCCAAAGCATTGGAAACCCTCGGGGTGGACTGGGGGAAAATCTTCCCCGTACCTAATTATGATTTGAACAAATATCCTGAATGCCGCAAATATGTGGATTTAGGCTACCATAATGCCCAATTCAATTTCAGGCTGGATCAAACTCAAATCAGCGAAGTTTTCCAAGGGGAAACACCGAGTCGAAATGGCGGAAAACTTGCTGTTACCGAGCCGCCAAATGGATCCCCGGTCCCAGAAATGCCAGATATGCCAAATGAACACAGTCCTGGATTGAGTGATTTGAACAATTAA
- a CDS encoding TraR/DksA C4-type zinc finger protein, translating into MLSNQQLKEFQQQLQQTKQELKERLNDQGDHDLRRSMEDSTGELSNYDNHPGDQGTELYEREKDLALTEHDRDEIRDIERALSAIEAGEYGKCEVCSKEIPLERLNAIPTTTYCVEHTPSQETSDNRPVEEEVLGPPFGKFDYDDRHESVAYDAEDSWQDVASFGTSETPSDFVNPPNDYEDMYVESEENIGYVEDYENFVGVDIYGKEITVYPNSQYEELKEELFEENIQTPFGDLPRYEHDPYVDEEKE; encoded by the coding sequence ATGCTATCCAATCAGCAGCTTAAAGAATTTCAACAGCAATTGCAGCAAACGAAGCAAGAGTTGAAAGAGCGATTAAATGATCAAGGCGACCACGATTTAAGAAGAAGCATGGAGGATTCGACAGGTGAGTTATCGAATTACGATAATCATCCCGGCGATCAGGGAACCGAGTTATATGAACGGGAAAAGGATTTGGCCCTTACCGAGCATGATCGGGATGAAATAAGGGATATTGAAAGAGCGCTTTCTGCCATCGAGGCAGGTGAGTATGGAAAATGCGAGGTTTGTTCAAAAGAAATACCTCTTGAACGGTTGAATGCCATCCCTACCACTACTTATTGTGTCGAGCATACCCCGTCACAAGAAACTTCGGACAATCGGCCGGTGGAAGAGGAAGTGCTGGGACCCCCATTCGGAAAGTTTGATTATGATGACCGGCACGAATCGGTTGCATATGATGCGGAAGATTCATGGCAGGACGTTGCCAGCTTTGGAACATCTGAAACGCCTTCCGATTTTGTGAATCCACCAAATGATTACGAAGATATGTATGTCGAGTCCGAAGAAAATATCGGATATGTCGAAGATTATGAAAATTTCGTTGGTGTGGATATATACGGTAAAGAGATAACCGTTTACCCTAACTCGCAATATGAAGAATTGAAGGAAGAACTTTTTGAAGAAAATATTCAAACCCCGTTTGGGGATTTGCCACGTTATGAGCATGATCCTTATGTAGATGAAGAGAAAGAATGA
- a CDS encoding DUF378 domain-containing protein translates to MSGIQRTALVLTIIGAINWGLIGFFQFDLVASIFGGQDAGMARIVYGLVGIAGLINLGLLFKPSPEISREPETKPTR, encoded by the coding sequence ATGAGTGGAATACAAAGAACTGCACTTGTTCTTACTATAATCGGGGCAATCAACTGGGGATTAATAGGTTTTTTCCAATTTGACTTGGTCGCTTCAATTTTCGGAGGGCAAGATGCAGGAATGGCCCGCATCGTTTATGGATTGGTTGGAATTGCCGGTCTCATTAATCTTGGTCTTCTCTTTAAACCAAGTCCTGAAATTTCCAGGGAGCCTGAAACCAAACCTACTCGTTGA
- a CDS encoding DUF1871 family protein, translating into MDTQQMNLALVAVLQEWDPFQIGWDLYEPEIADTVVAIRDIDDPKELAEKIKSIYEFAFDESVQMEKCLEVAQKLLIIKNDASCSI; encoded by the coding sequence ATGGATACACAGCAAATGAATTTAGCGTTGGTTGCCGTTTTGCAAGAGTGGGATCCCTTCCAAATAGGTTGGGATTTATATGAACCGGAAATTGCAGATACAGTCGTGGCAATCCGGGATATAGATGACCCAAAGGAACTGGCGGAAAAAATAAAATCCATTTACGAGTTCGCGTTTGATGAATCCGTTCAGATGGAAAAATGCCTGGAAGTTGCACAGAAGCTGCTCATCATAAAAAATGATGCCAGCTGTTCGATCTAA
- a CDS encoding PatB family C-S lyase, whose translation MNKSIFEEHINRENSGSAKWDKNSLKSLYGREDILPMWVADMDFPSPEGIQKALMERLNHPIFGYTVPSETVFTEIQSWLRDRHSWQIEKEWISFSSGVVSAIGTTIQAFTNPGDKILLQSPVYTPFFDMIKNNDREVVNSPLIIEKDRFEIDFTDFEDKLKGGVKLFLFCSPHNPGGRVWTKDELLRIGELCEKYDVVIVSDEIHADLFHKTSRHYPIGSLSEKLADITVTLMAPSKTFNIAGLQASFLIASNEKLQKQLQKAQTKLAFHGLNIFALTAMEAAYREGLNWLEDMIGYIEENIKVAEEFIAAEIPSLHVMHPEASYLLWIDCRDLGLTDKEIKERLIHQGKLALEPGSKYGPGGEGFVRMNLGCSRSMMMEGLNRLKLAFP comes from the coding sequence TTGAACAAGTCAATTTTTGAAGAACACATAAACAGGGAAAATTCAGGGTCAGCAAAATGGGATAAAAACTCGCTCAAATCATTGTATGGGCGCGAGGATATTCTACCAATGTGGGTTGCCGATATGGACTTCCCATCTCCTGAGGGCATTCAAAAGGCGTTAATGGAACGCTTGAATCATCCAATTTTCGGCTATACCGTCCCTTCAGAAACGGTTTTCACCGAAATTCAAAGCTGGCTTAGAGACCGGCACTCCTGGCAAATCGAAAAAGAGTGGATTTCATTCAGCTCTGGCGTCGTTTCAGCGATCGGTACAACGATCCAAGCATTCACGAACCCGGGCGATAAAATATTGTTACAATCTCCCGTCTATACTCCATTTTTTGATATGATCAAAAATAATGATCGGGAAGTGGTCAATAGTCCCCTTATCATAGAAAAGGATCGCTTTGAGATTGATTTCACGGATTTTGAGGACAAACTGAAAGGCGGAGTGAAACTATTCCTTTTTTGCAGTCCACATAACCCTGGCGGACGCGTTTGGACTAAGGACGAACTCTTGCGAATCGGGGAGCTATGTGAAAAATATGATGTAGTCATCGTCAGTGATGAGATACATGCTGACTTATTCCATAAAACTTCGAGGCATTATCCGATCGGCTCGCTTTCGGAAAAATTAGCGGACATAACCGTTACGTTAATGGCCCCAAGTAAAACATTCAATATTGCCGGCCTTCAAGCTTCATTCCTGATCGCCAGTAATGAAAAATTGCAGAAGCAATTGCAAAAGGCCCAAACGAAGCTTGCCTTCCATGGTCTTAACATCTTTGCCTTAACAGCTATGGAAGCCGCGTATCGAGAGGGCTTGAATTGGCTGGAAGACATGATTGGCTACATTGAGGAGAATATAAAAGTGGCAGAGGAATTCATTGCTGCTGAAATTCCTTCACTGCATGTCATGCATCCAGAAGCTTCTTACCTATTATGGATTGATTGCCGTGACCTTGGATTGACCGACAAGGAAATTAAGGAACGGCTGATTCATCAAGGGAAGCTCGCATTGGAGCCCGGTTCAAAATATGGACCTGGCGGAGAAGGTTTCGTCCGAATGAATCTCGGTTGTTCACGCAGCATGATGATGGAAGGGCTAAACCGTTTGAAATTGGCTTTTCCATAA
- a CDS encoding helix-turn-helix transcriptional regulator: protein MSNIAKNIRQYRENHNLTQQELALKLRIGTKKIEKYESGESIPDTQTILRLSTVLDIPASEFLEDTPTGNASDVDEDIKKLIEEIGTKKTKLILRTAKDFSEEQILNVMHTLYNTKA, encoded by the coding sequence ATGTCAAATATCGCGAAGAATATCCGGCAATACCGAGAAAATCATAACCTCACTCAACAGGAACTGGCTTTAAAATTACGAATCGGCACCAAGAAGATAGAAAAGTATGAATCCGGTGAATCGATTCCTGATACACAAACCATTTTACGGCTTTCCACCGTTCTTGACATTCCAGCTTCAGAATTCCTGGAGGATACCCCAACCGGGAACGCTTCTGATGTGGACGAGGACATCAAAAAGCTCATTGAAGAAATTGGAACAAAAAAAACAAAGCTCATTCTAAGAACAGCTAAAGATTTTAGCGAAGAACAAATTCTGAATGTTATGCATACTTTATATAATACAAAAGCCTAA